The sequence below is a genomic window from Granulicatella elegans.
TTTTATAATGAGGAAAGAATGATTGAAAAAATGTACAGTGAATTAGTTCATGTACTAAATCAACAAACAACAGAAGAATTTGAGATTATTTTAATTGATGATGGAAGTAAAGATAAAACTTTTGAAAAAATAGTAGAAATTGCCAAGAATGATGAGAGAGTTCGCTATTTGAGTTTTAGCCGTAATTTTGGGAAAGAAGCTGGCACAATTGCAGGATTACAATATGCAACGGGTGAAGCCGTTATTTTAATGGATGGAGATTTACAACATCCACCTGCACTGGTTCCTCAAATGATTGAAGCTTACCGTGAAGGGTACGATGTAGTGAGTGGTCGTAGAACTAGAACAGGTGAAAGTCAGTTTCGTACTTTTCTAGCGAATCGTTTTTATAAATTAGCGAATCGACTAATGGATACACCTTTAACGGATGGAATTTCTGAGTTTCGTCTATTTAGTCGAAAAGCAGTGCGAGCGATTTTATCATTGAATGAATATAATCGTTTTTCAAAAGGACTTTTCTCATGGATTGGTTTCAAGGAAAAAGTCATTGAATATGAAAATCATGTACGTGAAATTGGAGAAACGAAATATTCTTTAAAATTTTCATGGAATTATGCGATTCAAGGGATTTTATCATTTAATGATAAACCATTACGCGCGTGTATTAATTTAGGACTGGGTTGTTTATTATTATCTGTGCTATATATCGTGTGGATGTTCATTAAATATCTTATCGATCCGACTTCTTTAGTGAGTGGCTATTTTACAACGATTTTTGCAGTTGTCTTACTAGGAGGAATTCAGTTAATTTCAATTGGAGTTTTAGGAGAATATATCGGGAAAATTTATTATGAAGTGAAAAAACGTCCTCACTATTTAGTGGATAAAACGAATTTTGAGGAGGAGAAAGATGAGTAAAAAGAAAGTAGTTTACTTAACGAGTTTCTTCCTACCAATTGGCATTATGCTTGTTTCGTGGATCATTAATGGATTTTTCCCTTTTGGTGCAAAATCATTGATGGCAGTGGACTTTAATGCGCAATATATTGGTTTATATGCTTATTTAAAACATTTCTTTTTAAATGGAAATTGGAATAGTTTTTTCTATTCCTTTTCAAAATCCATTGGTGGGGGAATGTTGGGTATTTGGGGATTTAATTTAATTAGTCCGTTTAATGTATTGTATTTTTTCTTTTCAGAGCAAAATTTTCAATGGGCAGTTATGTTAACCATTGGTCTTCGATATGGAGTGATGGGACTTACTTGGACACATTTTTTTGTGAAGCGATATAATGGTTTAGAAAAAAATCCAGCATTTCTTCCTATATTTGGAAGTTTGTATGCTTTGAATGGTTTTAATGTCAGTTATCAAATGAATCCTATCTTTTATGATGGCATGATTATGTTGCCACTGGTATTAATGGGGGTAGAAGAAGTATTGGATAGAACAGGTGCTAAACGATATATGTTATTGTTAGCCCTAGCTTTATTACTGCATTTTTACATGGGATATATGATTTGTATATTTGTAGTTATCTATGCCTTATTTTATTTATTCAAATCAAAAGATAGAACGTTTAAACAAGGATTTCTTCAATTGCTTCAACTAGGATTTTATTCGATTTTAGCTGTCGGATTAGTGGCATTTATTCTTGTTCCGATTTTGATGAGTTTAGTTTCTACTAAAGGTGGACTTGAAAGTAAGTTATTATTTGAATGGAAATTACAAATTGATCCATTAGATATTTTTTCTAAATTATTTTTAGGAGCATTTGATAATTCTTCTTGGCCGGCAGGCCCAAATTTACCAAATATTTATGTGGGAACGCTCGGAATAATGGGGACGATTTATTATTTTATCAGTTCTACTATTCAACGCAGAGAGAAAGTAGCTTCACTTTTTGTTTTAGCTATTTTTATCCTATCTTGTATTCATGAATTTACGAGTAAATTATGGCATATGGGACAAAATCCTGCAGGATTTTTTTATCGCTTCTCATGGATAATGGCGTTTTTCTTAGTTTATTTAGCGTATTTAGCTTTAAGAGAAGTCGACCAATTACATTGGAAATCGTCCATCGTTATTGCAGGTGGGACATTAGTACTGTTTGCTATCGTAATGACGAGACAGTATTCCTTCTTAATTGTTCCACAAAAAATTGCAACAGTCGCATTAATTTTTGTGATGTTATCGATTTTAGTATGGCCTCAAATCAATAAAAGATGGGCATTTTTGGCAGCAGTCACAGCAATTGAATTAATGATGAATGCAACGATTGTCCAATCGAGAGTAGGATATACGGATGCGTATAAATATCAAGATGCGGTAAAACAATTACAAACGGCAGTAGCACCTATTCGACCAAATGATAAGGAATTTTATCGTATTCAAGGAAGCTTCCATTTAAGTAAAAATGATCCCTTTATGGCAGATTATCCAGGAATGTCTGTATTTAGTTCTAATCTTGAAAATTCCACAAGAGATTTATTTGAACAATTAGGTAATACCGGTATTAATGCGACGACTTATTATTATGGAACCCCATTAAGTGATGCCATTTTTAGTTTGAAATATTGGATGACACCAAAGCCGGTCTACACGAAGGATTATCCCGATACAAGTAAAATGTATGTATTTGGAAACTATGCCACTCGTTTAGATTTAACAGAAAACACGCCTGTTGTTTACGAAGAAGAGCGTACAGAAGTATTTCAAATTCCACAAACTCTTCCAATAGCATTTGGAGTGAATGAAAAACTAGCTTCATTAGAATTTAAAATGAATCAACCAATACAGACCTATAACAAAATTACAATGGCACAACTAGGAGAACAAGAGAAATATTTGGAAATGTTAGCGGCAAATGATATTACAACGGATAATTTTCAAGCAACCGATCGAACAGAAACTTATCGTAGAAAGGATTCGACCAAACCAGCTAGTATCACGTATCATTTAACGCCACAAACAGATGAAGAATATTGGGTTACGTTACCAACACGTTTTTCAAGAACGGATACAAATCTTATTCGAATTTTTCTGAATGGTGAAGAATTTCATTTCTTAAATAATTATCAAGCGACTCAATTCCTCAATATTGCTTCTCAATCAATGGATAAGCCAATTGAATTTAAAATCGAAGTGAATACGGACGAAGATTATTCCTTTAGTGGCGTTCGATTGGTCAAATCCAATCGCTCTGTTTCCAATCGTTTTATTCAGGAACGTCAAAGTCAAGCATTGAAGCTGACTCATTGGGATAATTCTCATATTCAAGGTACCGTTACAATTACAGATGATAGTAGTGTAATGTTTACTTCGATTCCATACGATAAAGGATGGAGTGTAAAAGTCGATGGAAAAGTCGTTGAAACAAGAAAGATTTGGAATAGTTTACTAGGTTTTGCGATTTCGAATGGAGAACATACGATTGAATTAAGTTTCATTCCAGAAGGATGGAAGATAGGAGTAGTGATTTCCATCGTTTCACTGATTGTATTTCTTGGCTTGATTTACAAGAAGTGGGTATAGTTTTTTTACAATAAGACTTCTATTGGTTACTCAGTTAACGGATAGGAGTCTTTAGTTAATATTAAATGAAAGAGGAATATTTGAGACCGAGGCTCAAATTTTAGCCAAGAGCTTCGCTTCTGCGAAGCTGCTGGCGTCCTTTGCAAGCTAAAAAATTTTTTTCTTTAATATTTATTCGATAATTTCGCTTGTTCGGTAAATCCAAGCGTTATTTTTAAAAATAAATAATGGCGGAGCAATTAAAAGAATAACTAAGCAGAAACCTATAAAAGCTTTTGTTAATTTAGAAAACTTTTTACTTAGAGATGATTTAAAACATAAATAGTAAATTCCTATTGCTACGAAAAATTCATAGAGAATCCACAGAAATGAACATCTACTATAAAAATAAGAAAATAGTAAATTGAAAATAAGAAGGATTGAAAACAATTTGTCATCTTTCGTTAAAGACTTAATCTTACACATTATAACCAACTCCTTTTATTATATTATACTTACATTATAATATAAAACACTTTTTTGAAAACGTTTTTAAAACAGACGTAAAAAATATTAAAGAAAAAATTTTGTACTAGCCATGAGATTCGCAATGCGAAGCTGCTGGCGTCCTTTGCAAGCTAAAAAATTTTTTCTTTAATATTTAGTTTCTTTAGAGAAATTACGAAATCATACTTTTGTCCCATTGTTGTAGGACGAGAATATGCTATAATTTTCTTAAGAGAGTTGATAAAGGAGAAGTCTTATGAAGAAACATATGATTCAAGCCATTAAGCTATTTTTCTTTGTAGCCGTTAGTGTAGGTGTTTATGAAAAAATGGATAATACAGCAGAAATGT
It includes:
- the pgfS gene encoding glycosyltransferase PgfS codes for the protein MKISVVIPFYNEERMIEKMYSELVHVLNQQTTEEFEIILIDDGSKDKTFEKIVEIAKNDERVRYLSFSRNFGKEAGTIAGLQYATGEAVILMDGDLQHPPALVPQMIEAYREGYDVVSGRRTRTGESQFRTFLANRFYKLANRLMDTPLTDGISEFRLFSRKAVRAILSLNEYNRFSKGLFSWIGFKEKVIEYENHVREIGETKYSLKFSWNYAIQGILSFNDKPLRACINLGLGCLLLSVLYIVWMFIKYLIDPTSLVSGYFTTIFAVVLLGGIQLISIGVLGEYIGKIYYEVKKRPHYLVDKTNFEEEKDE
- a CDS encoding YfhO family protein, with translation MSKKKVVYLTSFFLPIGIMLVSWIINGFFPFGAKSLMAVDFNAQYIGLYAYLKHFFLNGNWNSFFYSFSKSIGGGMLGIWGFNLISPFNVLYFFFSEQNFQWAVMLTIGLRYGVMGLTWTHFFVKRYNGLEKNPAFLPIFGSLYALNGFNVSYQMNPIFYDGMIMLPLVLMGVEEVLDRTGAKRYMLLLALALLLHFYMGYMICIFVVIYALFYLFKSKDRTFKQGFLQLLQLGFYSILAVGLVAFILVPILMSLVSTKGGLESKLLFEWKLQIDPLDIFSKLFLGAFDNSSWPAGPNLPNIYVGTLGIMGTIYYFISSTIQRREKVASLFVLAIFILSCIHEFTSKLWHMGQNPAGFFYRFSWIMAFFLVYLAYLALREVDQLHWKSSIVIAGGTLVLFAIVMTRQYSFLIVPQKIATVALIFVMLSILVWPQINKRWAFLAAVTAIELMMNATIVQSRVGYTDAYKYQDAVKQLQTAVAPIRPNDKEFYRIQGSFHLSKNDPFMADYPGMSVFSSNLENSTRDLFEQLGNTGINATTYYYGTPLSDAIFSLKYWMTPKPVYTKDYPDTSKMYVFGNYATRLDLTENTPVVYEEERTEVFQIPQTLPIAFGVNEKLASLEFKMNQPIQTYNKITMAQLGEQEKYLEMLAANDITTDNFQATDRTETYRRKDSTKPASITYHLTPQTDEEYWVTLPTRFSRTDTNLIRIFLNGEEFHFLNNYQATQFLNIASQSMDKPIEFKIEVNTDEDYSFSGVRLVKSNRSVSNRFIQERQSQALKLTHWDNSHIQGTVTITDDSSVMFTSIPYDKGWSVKVDGKVVETRKIWNSLLGFAISNGEHTIELSFIPEGWKIGVVISIVSLIVFLGLIYKKWV